The Hydra vulgaris chromosome 11, alternate assembly HydraT2T_AEP genome contains a region encoding:
- the LOC136087194 gene encoding uncharacterized protein LOC136087194, which produces MNINIHQKNNHWNLGLTRISGSLPAEKAAAVVTEKVAEFGLKLGDSIVCSDTDGASMMVKFGKVVPTEHQTCYTHGMHLAVQEVLYEKPSQQIQQNSFEDSSDDDEVSSDESESDTEVSFLGAAMDENIPIPKVKVHLQSVITKVRKIVKLFRKSPVKNDVLQEEIKKEHGKEVSLILDSRTRWNSLLSMIQQFLKVKHSIRKVLKDISPHLICSDDEEDTLSDIVAALEPVKLAAALCRQNATLLTAEGIFKFLVNRLKQQD; this is translated from the coding sequence ATGAATATTAatattcatcaaaaaaacaatcaCTGGAATCTGGGCTTGACTCGAATTTCCGGATCTCTGCCGGCTGAAAAAGCTGCAGCTGTTGTCACTGAAAAAGTGGCAGAATTTGGGTTGAAACTAGGCGACAGCATTGTCTGCTCAGATACTGACGGAGCTTCCATGATGGTTAAGTTCGGAAAAGTGGTTCCAACCGAGCATCAAACTTGTTATACCCACGGAATGCACTTGGCCGTTCAAGAAGTGCTGTACGAGAAGCCTTCTCAACAAatccaacaaaactcatttgAAGATTCAAGCGACGACGACGAAGTCAGCAGTGACGAATCTGAATCTGACACCGAAGTCAGTTTTCTTGGTGCCGCTATGGATGAAAACATTCCCATTCCGAAAGTGAAAGTTCACTTGCAATCTGTCATCACAAAAGTCAGAAAAATTGTCAAGTTATTTCGAAAATCGCCCGTCAAAAATGACGTCCTTCAAGAAGAAATTAAGAAAGAGCACGGAAAAGAGGTTTCACTTATCCTTGACTCCAGAACAAGATGGAACAGTCTGCTGTCAATGATTCAGCAGTTCCTCAAAGTCAAACATTCAATAAGAAAAGTATTGAAGGACATTTCTCCTCATTTGATTTGCAGTGATGATGAAGAAGACACTTTATCCGACATTGTTGCTGCTCTTGAACCAGTCAAATTAGCAGCAGCACTTTGCCGACAAAATGCAACTCTTCTTACTGCTGAAGGAATTTTCAAGTTTCTTGTGAACAGGCTGAAACAGCAAGATTAA